The following coding sequences lie in one Drosophila sulfurigaster albostrigata strain 15112-1811.04 chromosome 2R, ASM2355843v2, whole genome shotgun sequence genomic window:
- the LOC133838199 gene encoding LOW QUALITY PROTEIN: GATOR2 complex protein WDR24 (The sequence of the model RefSeq protein was modified relative to this genomic sequence to represent the inferred CDS: deleted 1 base in 1 codon) encodes MPDTLEDSDPSTISCICVEGHANALALNKDHNQIAVAGRSLLKVYSFDNDGFTEVCNMRGKNQNLSYSANDVAWSTLDNNILATAATNGVVSIWDLSKFGRQKQSLVYNEHERTAHTVTFHSSEPNILISGSQDGTIKCFDIRSDKSVNTYFSNSESVRDLKFSPHSQNVFSAVSENGTVQLWDMRKCDKCMVQFTAHSGPIYTCDWHPTRNWLATGSRDKQIKVWNMDGRASLEYTIHTIAVVSRVKWRPERTYHIASCALVVDYSVHVWDIRRPYIPFASFNEHTNVTTGIAWQGSDSHCLLSTGKDSIIYKHAFKDATRPALKANAQGASLGRNGDISFANKIKEYATKSSGASNTKTTNFISRRKSNQPGNMQFHLDHSKMYMFMLKNMNMDSGTGYPAHDTTTELRVHECFIGCAKELLLSGKKLAELCEHNANVSKKYGKHNATTLWNFVKLFYGSNHFEPPFEHRSSFSNQKNPMSSRRATQVASDWAPHEMGQDLNGNSQEVAHETADASEDGDELGGGGKQQPPPTSSVILSETQIISEITFDNFELLRNGFIYVGPADVTKALALPDTALHHDVQAARPQLDLKASDHEKSPPPHVPSILKVSHVPPIPMWEPHQFVADALMLQNDVGDVQTALIVLIVLGEARKLLPIEDAVVEHWFHTYVDQLHRYELWNEACEVINRAWVRSVRQLNQHSTVMHTNCGECGRPLGGNVGWYCDKCKSMQSAKCSVCGLIVRGVYAWCQGCSHGGHIEHLQQYFAKHSKCPKCGHLCSYS; translated from the exons atgcctgATACTCTGGAGGACTCGGATCCTTCTACAATATCATGCATATGCGTGGAAGGACATGCCAATGCGCTGGCATTGAACAAGGATCACAACCAAATAGCAGTGGCCGGGCGAAGCT TGCTTAAGGTTTATTCATTTGACAACGATGGCTTCACCGAAGTGTGTAATATGCGtggc aaaaaccaaaatctcAGCTATTCGGCCAACGATGTGGCATGGAGTACACTGGATAACAATATATTAGCCACTGCAGCAACCAATGGCGTCGTCTCCATTTGGGATTTATCCAAATTCGGACGACAAAAGCAGTCGCTTGTCTACAATGAACACGAACGCACCGCACACACTGTCACCTTTCACAGCAGCGAACCCAATATATTAATCTCTGGCTCACAGGATGGCACCATCAAATGCTTTGATATTCGCTCCGATAAGTCGGTGAACACATATTTCAGCAACTCTGAGTCGGTGCGCGATTTAAAGTTCTCGCCACACTCACAGAATGTGTTCTCCGCCGTCTCAGAGAACGGAACCGTTCAGCTGTGGGACATGCGCAAGTGTGACAAGTGCATGGTGCAGTTTACGGCGCACAGTGGTCCGATTTACACTTGTGATTGGCATCCCACTCGGAATTGGCTGGCCACCGGCAGTCGGGACAAGCAGATCAAGGTGTGGAACATGGATGGACGCGCCAGTCTCGAGTATACCATTCACACTATCGCTGTCGTGAGTCGCGTCAAGTGGAGACCCGAGCGCAC TTACCACATTGCTAGCTGTGCGCTCGTTGTGGATTACAGCGTCCATGTGTGGGACATAAGACGTCCTTATATACCATTTGCCTCATTTAATGAGCACACAAATGTCACCACGGGTATTGCGTGGCAGGGCAGCGATTCGCATTGTCTACTCTCTACTGGCAAGGATTCCATCATTTATAAGCATGCGTTTAAGGATGCCACGCGACCAGCATTGAAGGCGAATGCTCAGGGTGCCAGTTTGGGCAGAAACGGCGACATTTCGTTTGCTAACAAAATTAAGGAATATGCCACGAAGTCAAGCGGCGCTTCAAATACCAAAACCACCAACTTCAT aaGTCGCCGTAAATCTAATCAGCCCGGCAACATGCAATTCCATCTGGATCATTCCAAGATGTACATGTTTATGCTCAAGAATATG AATATGGATTCGGGTACTGGGTATCCGGCTCACGATACCACAACTGAGTTGCGGGTGCATGAATGCTTCATTGGCTGCGCCAAGGAGCTGCTGTTAAGCGGCAAGAAGCTGGCTGAGCTGTGTGAGCACAACGCCAATGTATCCAAGAAATACGGCAAACACAAT GCCACCACATTGTGGAATTTTGTAAAGCTTTTTTATGGCAGCAATCACTTTGAGCCACCCTTCGAGCACCGCTCGTCGTTCTCCAACCAAAAGAATCCCATGAGTTCGCGCCGTGCCACACAAGTTGCCAGCGATTGGGCGCCACATGAAATGGGCCAAGACTTAAATGGCAACAGCCAAGAGGTGGCACATGAAACAGCGGATGCCAGCGAAGATGGCGATGAGCTGGGCGGTGGTGGCAAACAGCAACCACCTCCAACCAGTTCGGTGATACTCTCCGAGACGCAAATCATCAGCGAGATTACGTTTGATAACTTTGAACTGTTGCGCAATGGCTTTATTTACGTGGGTCCAGCGGATGTTACCAAAGCGTTAGCTTTGCCTGACACGGCGTTGCATCATGATGTGCAAGCAGCGCGTCCGCAGCTGGACTTGAAGGCATCCGATCATGAGAAATCGCCG CCTCCGCATGTGCCCAGCATCTTGAAAGTGAGTCATGTGCCACCAATACCCATGTGGGAGCCACATCAATTTGTGGCCGATGCTCTGATGCTGCAGAACGATGTGGGCGATGTGCAGACCGCTTTAATTGTGCTCATTGTATTGGGAGAGGCACGCAAGTTGCTACCAATTGAAGATGCTGTTGTG GAACACTGGTTTCACACCTATGTGGATCAGCTGCATCGTTACGAGCTGTGGAACGAAGCCTGCGAGGTAATCAACCGTGCCTGGGTGCGTTCAGTGCGACAGCTAAATCAACACTCCACTGTGATGCACACGAATTGCGGCGAATGTGGTCGACCCCTTGGTGGCAATGTTGGCTGGTACTGCgataaatgcaaatcaatgCAGTCGGCCAAGTGCAGCGTCTGTGGCCTAATTGTGCGTGGCGTGTACGCCTGGTGTCAGGGCTGTTCCCATGGCGGACACATTGAGCATTTGCAGCAGTACTTTGCGAAGCATTCAAAGTGTCCCAAGTGCGGACACTTGTGTTCGTATTCGTGA
- the LOC133838200 gene encoding integrator complex subunit 11, which translates to MPDIKITPLGAGQDVGRSCLLLSMGGKNIMLDCGMHMGYNDERRFPDFSYIVPEGPITSHIDCVIISHFHLDHCGALPYMSEIVGYTGPIYMTHPTKAIAPILLEDMRKVAVERKGESNFFTTQMIKDCMKKVIPVTLHQSMMVDTDLEIKAYYAGHVLGAAMFWIKVGSQSVVYTGDYNMTPDRHLGAAWIDKCRPDLLISESTYATTIRDSKRCRERDFLKKVHECVAKGGKVLIPVFALGRAQELCILLETYWERMNLKYPIYFALGLTEKANTYYKMFITWTNQKIRKTFVHRNMFDFKHIKPFDKAYIDNPGAMVVFATPGMLHAGLSLQIFKKWAPNENNMVIMPGYCVQGTVGNKILSGAKKVEFENRQVVEVKMAVEYMSFSAHADAKGIMQLIQNCEPKNVMLVHGEAEKMKFLRTKIRDEFNLETYMPANGETCVISTPVKIPVDASVTLLKAEARSYNAQPPDPKRRRLIHGVLVMKDNRIMLQNLTDALKEIGINRHVMRFTSKVKMDDPGPKMRTIEKLKLLLEEKLTGWTVTLQDTGIIAVETVEVQVQEDEKDPKHKTILITWTNQDEDIGAYILNVLQNMC; encoded by the exons ATGCCGGACATCAAAATAACCCCATTGGGCGCCGGCCAAGATGTGGGTCGCAGTTGTCTGTTGCTCTCGATGGGCGGGAAGAACATAATGCTGGACTGTGGCATGCACATGGGCTACAACGATGAGCGACGCTTTCCAGACTTCTCGTACATTGTGCCTGAAGGACCCATCACGAGTCACATTGATTGTGTGATCATCTCGCACTTCCACTTGG ATCACTGCGGTGCCTTGCCTTACATGTCGGAGATCGTTGGTTACACCGGTCCCATCTATATGACCCATCCAACCAAGGCCATTGCGCCGATTTTGTTGGAGGATATGCGCAAAGTTGCCGTGGAGCGTAAGGGTGAATCCAATTTCTTCACCACGCAAATGATCAAGGACTGTATGAAAAAGGTAATTCCAGTTACATTGCACCAAAGCATGATGGTAGACACCGATCTGGAGATCAAAGCGTATTACGCTGGTCATGTGCTTGGTGCTGCAATGTTTTGGATCAAAGTCGGCTCACAGAGCGTCGTCTATACGGGCGATTACAACATGACACCAGATCGACATTTGGGCGCTGCCTGGATCGACAAATGCCGGCCCGATTTGTTAATCTCCGAGAGCACCTATGCAACGACAATACGCGACTCAAAGCGATGTCGCGAACGTGATTTCCTTAAAAAAGTCCACGAATGCGTGGCCAAGGGTGGCAAAGTGTTGATACCCGTCTTTGCCTTGGGTCGAGCACAAGAATTGTGCATTTTGCTGGAGACGTATTGGGAGCGTATGAACCTCAAATATCCCATATACTTTGCACTGGGTTTGACAGAGAAAGCGAACACTTACTATAAGATGTTCATCACATGGACAAACCAGAAGATACGCAAGACCTTTGTGCATCGTAACATGTTCGATTTCAAGCACATAAAACCATTTGATAAGGCATATATTGATAATCCAGGTGCGATGGTGGTGTTTGCTACGCCCGGTATGTTGCATGCAGGTCTCTCGCTTCAGATCTTTAAGAAGTGGGCGCCCAACGAGAACAACATGGTCATTATGCCGGGCTATTGTGTTCAAGGTACCGTAGGTAATAAAATTCTAAGTGGCGCCAAGAAAGTCGAATTCGAGAACCGACAGGTGGTCGAAGTAAAAATGGCCGTTGAGTACATGAGCTTCTCGGCCCATGCCGATGCTAAAG gcATCATGCAGCTTATACAGAACTGTGAACCCAAAAACGTGATGCTTGTGCATGGCGAGGCGGAAAAGATGAAATTCCTGCGCACCAAAATTCGTGATGAATTCAATCTGGAAACATATATGCCGGCTAATGGCGAAACGTGTGTGATCTCCACACCGGTAAAAATACCCGTGGATGCCTCTGTTACTCTGCTTAAAGCAGAAGCACGCTCTTATAACGCACAGCCACCGGATCCAAAGCGACGTCGCCTCATCCATGGCGTTCTAGTGATGAAGGATAATCGAATTATGTTGCAAAATTTAACGGATGCCCTTAAAGAGATCGGCATCAATCGGCATGTCATGCGTTTCACATCAAAGGTGAAAATGGATGATCCAGGACCAAAGATGCGCACCATCGAAAAGCTAAAGCTACTTTTAGAAGAGAAGCTGACTGGCTGGACGGTAACGTTGCAGGATACCGGCATTATAGCTGTGGAGACTGTTGAGGTTCAAGTTCAAGAGGATGAAAAGGATCCAAAGCATAAGACCATTTTAATTACATGGACTAATCAAGATGAAGATATTGGcgcatacattttaaatgtctTGCAGAATATGTGTTAG
- the LOC133835842 gene encoding N-terminal kinase-like protein isoform X1, with protein MMWSFFSRDSSKDFPYDIGEPVAGFDNYSIWTLHKAKRKATQEEVSVFVYDIRSGSDTKCELAKAALKRLKTLRHPSILQYLDSLETDKMLYVATEAVEPLGTFFTKLATDNVQKGLYLAWGIFQITRALSFLNNDGNLRHNNVSAWSVFVNASGEWKLGSLEYVAAADGNPMPPVKIPVTLEVYDAPEKNDQSKLKAATKCSVDMWGLGCLVWEAFNGVLRQRSNLKDIEHIPKSLQSLYCELVGASPSNRPNPADIITRCRKPGGFFKNDLVDTLLFLEEIQIKDKAEKNRFFSGLTTHLENFPDNVCKHKILPQLITAYEYGDAGSAVLAPMFKLGKLLDEVEYQKRIVPCVVKLFASTDRVTRSRLLQQLELFIAHLQPPVVNEQIFPQVAHGFLDTNATIREQTVKSIIHLAPKLNYNNLNVEVLRHFARLQARDDQGGIRTNTTVCLGKIAPHLHPQVRQRVLVSAFIRAMRDPFPPARVAGVLALAATQQYFLLNEVANRVLPSLCSLTVDPEKTVREPAFKTIRGFLGKLEKVSEDPSLRETMEADVHTATPSIGNAAATWAGWAVTAVTAKFYRSQSDSSRPRPPLTGRNLSKPASLEQPSSSSLSTTTSSVTSMTSLEHESNDTSASASDYGNNDWDNENWGEMDTSQDPSSPLAATSNNGQLVAANALNEVRDGWDNEEWGSLEEDPCEEEEQAEQEQQQQQMARQSISSTTSSSQQQQRPLLPHQHQQQLQQHELNDLIEPLAKLNSHITTSPSRQQQATLRPKELANLSSSATTSPTTPGALTNCNNISPPSAHLNNSMHNANWNSDSWADGEFEPFDDPGSGNSKLDEARRKREEKKLQRQRELEARRAQRATGPLKLGAKKL; from the exons ATGATGTGGTCGTTCTTCTCGCGCGACTCCTCCAAAGATTTCCCATATGACATTGGCGAACCCGTCGCTGGCTTTGACAACTATTCCATATGGACACTGCACAAGGCCAAACGCAAGGCAACCCAAGAGGAGGTCTCTGTCTTTGTCTACGACATTCGCAGCGGTTCCGATACAAAATGTGAGCTGGCCAAGGCGGCATTGAAACGCCTAAAGACGTTGCGTCACCCAAGCATATTGCAATATTTGGATTCGCTGGAAACCGATAAGATGTTATATGTGGCCACAGAGGCTGTGGAACCGCTGGGTACATTCTTCACCAAACTGGCCACAGACAATGTACAAAAGGGTCTCTATTTGGCCTGGGGCATCTTCCAAATCACA CGTGCTCTTTCCTTTCTCAATAACGATGGCAATTTGCGGCACAACAACGTCTCCGCCTGGTCAGTGTTTGTGAATGCCTCCGGCGAATGGAAACTGGGCAGTTTGGAgtatgttgcagctgctgatgGCAATCCTATGCCGCCTGTCAAAATACCCGTGACTCTGGAAGTTTACGATGCTCCAGAGAAGAACGATCAGAGCAAGCTAAAGGCAGCCACTAAATG CTCTGTGGATATGTGGGGCTTGGGCTGCCTGGTTTGGGAGGCCTTCAATGGCGTGCTGCGACAACGTTCCAATCTTAAGGATATTGAACACATACCCAAGTCACTGCAGTCGCTTTATTGCGAACTTGTTGGCGCCTCGCCTTCAAATCGACCAAATCCAGCAGATATTATTACACGATGTCGCAAGCCAGGTGGTTTCTTCAAGAACGATTTGGTGGACACGTTGCTATTCCTCGAGGAGATCCAAATCAAAGACAAGGCGGAGAAGAATCGTTTCTTTAGCGGTCTGACCACACACTTGGAGAACTTTCCTGATAATGtttgcaaacacaaaatacttCCACAACTGATAACCGCCTACGAATATGGCGACGCTGGTTCTGCGGTTTTGGCACCCATGTTTAAG CTTGGCAAACTGCTGGACGAAGTGGAGTATCAGAAACGCATTGTGCCCTGCGTTGTCAAGTTGTTTGCTTCAACGGATCGTGTGACGCGTTCacggctgctgcagcaactggAGCTGTTCATTGCGCATCTGCAGCCACCAGTGGTCAATGAACAGATCTTTCCTCAAGTGGCACATGGCTTCCTCGACACAAATGCCACCATACGCGAGCAGACGGTGAAGTCCATCATACACTTGGCACCCAAACTCAACTACAACAATTTGAATGTAGAAGTTTTGCGGCATTTTGCGCGTCTGCAAGCGCGCGATGATCAGGGCGGCATACGCACCAATACAACAGTGTGTCTGGGCAAGATTGCACCGCATCTGCATCCACAGGTGCGTCAACGTGTGCTCGTTTCGGCATTTATACGTGCCATGCGTGATCCGTTTCCGCCAGCGCGAGTCGCTGGCGTTTTGGCGCTGGCAGCCACACAGCAATATTTTCTACTCAATGAGGTGGCCAATCGTGTCTTACCATCATTGTGTTCGCTAACGGTCGATCCAGAGAAAACGGTGCGCGAACCAGCCTTCAAAACAATACGCGGTTTTCTGGGCAAGCTCGAGAAGGTGTCCGAGGATCCAAGTTTGCGCGAGACAATGG AAGCGGACGTTCATACCGCAACGCCTTCAATTGGAAATGCGGCTGCCACCTGGGCGGGCTGGGCTGTGACCGCTGTAACTGCCAAGTTCTATCGCAGCCAAAGCGATTCATCTCGACCAAGGCCGCCATTAACAGGCCGCAATCTCTCCAAGCCAGCATCACTTG AGCAACCATCGAGCAGCAGCTTATCGACCACAACAAGTAGCGTAACCTCGATGACATCGTTGGAGCACGAAAGCAATGATACGTCTGCCTCGGCCTCTGATTATGGCAACAACGATTGGGATAATGAGAACTGGGGAGAAATGGAT ACTTCGCAGGATCCAAGCAGTCCTCTGGCAGCTACTTCCAACAATGGCCAACTGGTTGCAGCAAATGCCCTCAACGAAGTGCGCGATGGCTGGGACAACGAGGAGTGGGGCAGCCTAGAAGAGGATCCT TGCGAGGAAGAAGAGCAAGccgagcaggagcagcagcagcaacagatgGCCAGACAATCGATATCCTCAACCACATCATCcagtcagcagcaacagcgaccaTTGCTGccgcatcagcatcaacagcaattgcagcagcatgAGCTGAACGATCTGATTGAACCACTTGCCAAGCTTAACTCACACATCACAACATCGCCATCGAGACAGCAGCAGGCGACGCTGAGGCCCAAAGAGTTGGCCAATCTGTCGAGCAGTGCCACAACATCGCCAACAACGCCGGGTGCATTGACCAATTGCAATAACATTAGTCCGCCTTCAGCGCATTTAAACAATTCAATGCATAATGCCAATTGGAACAGCGATTCGTGGGCCGATGGCGAGTTTGAGCCTTTCGATGATCCGGGATCAG GCAACAGCAAACTGGACGAAGCGCGTCGCAAGCGTGAGGAGAAAAAGTTGCAACGTCAGCGGGAATTGGAGGCGCGTCGAGCGCAACGCGCCACTGGCCCATTAAAATTGGGCGCTAAAAAGCTTTAA
- the LOC133835842 gene encoding N-terminal kinase-like protein isoform X2 → MMWSFFSRDSSKDFPYDIGEPVAGFDNYSIWTLHKAKRKATQEEVSVFVYDIRSGSDTKCELAKAALKRLKTLRHPSILQYLDSLETDKMLYVATEAVEPLGTFFTKLATDNVQKGLYLAWGIFQITRALSFLNNDGNLRHNNVSAWSVFVNASGEWKLGSLEYVAAADGNPMPPVKIPVTLEVYDAPEKNDQSKLKAATKCSVDMWGLGCLVWEAFNGVLRQRSNLKDIEHIPKSLQSLYCELVGASPSNRPNPADIITRCRKPGGFFKNDLVDTLLFLEEIQIKDKAEKNRFFSGLTTHLENFPDNVCKHKILPQLITAYEYGDAGSAVLAPMFKLGKLLDEVEYQKRIVPCVVKLFASTDRVTRSRLLQQLELFIAHLQPPVVNEQIFPQVAHGFLDTNATIREQTVKSIIHLAPKLNYNNLNVEVLRHFARLQARDDQGGIRTNTTVCLGKIAPHLHPQVRQRVLVSAFIRAMRDPFPPARVAGVLALAATQQYFLLNEVANRVLPSLCSLTVDPEKTVREPAFKTIRGFLGKLEKVSEDPSLRETMEADVHTATPSIGNAAATWAGWAVTAVTAKFYRSQSDSSRPRPPLTGRNLSKPASLEQPSSSSLSTTTSSVTSMTSLEHESNDTSASASDYGNNDWDNENWGEMDDPSSPLAATSNNGQLVAANALNEVRDGWDNEEWGSLEEDPCEEEEQAEQEQQQQQMARQSISSTTSSSQQQQRPLLPHQHQQQLQQHELNDLIEPLAKLNSHITTSPSRQQQATLRPKELANLSSSATTSPTTPGALTNCNNISPPSAHLNNSMHNANWNSDSWADGEFEPFDDPGSGNSKLDEARRKREEKKLQRQRELEARRAQRATGPLKLGAKKL, encoded by the exons ATGATGTGGTCGTTCTTCTCGCGCGACTCCTCCAAAGATTTCCCATATGACATTGGCGAACCCGTCGCTGGCTTTGACAACTATTCCATATGGACACTGCACAAGGCCAAACGCAAGGCAACCCAAGAGGAGGTCTCTGTCTTTGTCTACGACATTCGCAGCGGTTCCGATACAAAATGTGAGCTGGCCAAGGCGGCATTGAAACGCCTAAAGACGTTGCGTCACCCAAGCATATTGCAATATTTGGATTCGCTGGAAACCGATAAGATGTTATATGTGGCCACAGAGGCTGTGGAACCGCTGGGTACATTCTTCACCAAACTGGCCACAGACAATGTACAAAAGGGTCTCTATTTGGCCTGGGGCATCTTCCAAATCACA CGTGCTCTTTCCTTTCTCAATAACGATGGCAATTTGCGGCACAACAACGTCTCCGCCTGGTCAGTGTTTGTGAATGCCTCCGGCGAATGGAAACTGGGCAGTTTGGAgtatgttgcagctgctgatgGCAATCCTATGCCGCCTGTCAAAATACCCGTGACTCTGGAAGTTTACGATGCTCCAGAGAAGAACGATCAGAGCAAGCTAAAGGCAGCCACTAAATG CTCTGTGGATATGTGGGGCTTGGGCTGCCTGGTTTGGGAGGCCTTCAATGGCGTGCTGCGACAACGTTCCAATCTTAAGGATATTGAACACATACCCAAGTCACTGCAGTCGCTTTATTGCGAACTTGTTGGCGCCTCGCCTTCAAATCGACCAAATCCAGCAGATATTATTACACGATGTCGCAAGCCAGGTGGTTTCTTCAAGAACGATTTGGTGGACACGTTGCTATTCCTCGAGGAGATCCAAATCAAAGACAAGGCGGAGAAGAATCGTTTCTTTAGCGGTCTGACCACACACTTGGAGAACTTTCCTGATAATGtttgcaaacacaaaatacttCCACAACTGATAACCGCCTACGAATATGGCGACGCTGGTTCTGCGGTTTTGGCACCCATGTTTAAG CTTGGCAAACTGCTGGACGAAGTGGAGTATCAGAAACGCATTGTGCCCTGCGTTGTCAAGTTGTTTGCTTCAACGGATCGTGTGACGCGTTCacggctgctgcagcaactggAGCTGTTCATTGCGCATCTGCAGCCACCAGTGGTCAATGAACAGATCTTTCCTCAAGTGGCACATGGCTTCCTCGACACAAATGCCACCATACGCGAGCAGACGGTGAAGTCCATCATACACTTGGCACCCAAACTCAACTACAACAATTTGAATGTAGAAGTTTTGCGGCATTTTGCGCGTCTGCAAGCGCGCGATGATCAGGGCGGCATACGCACCAATACAACAGTGTGTCTGGGCAAGATTGCACCGCATCTGCATCCACAGGTGCGTCAACGTGTGCTCGTTTCGGCATTTATACGTGCCATGCGTGATCCGTTTCCGCCAGCGCGAGTCGCTGGCGTTTTGGCGCTGGCAGCCACACAGCAATATTTTCTACTCAATGAGGTGGCCAATCGTGTCTTACCATCATTGTGTTCGCTAACGGTCGATCCAGAGAAAACGGTGCGCGAACCAGCCTTCAAAACAATACGCGGTTTTCTGGGCAAGCTCGAGAAGGTGTCCGAGGATCCAAGTTTGCGCGAGACAATGG AAGCGGACGTTCATACCGCAACGCCTTCAATTGGAAATGCGGCTGCCACCTGGGCGGGCTGGGCTGTGACCGCTGTAACTGCCAAGTTCTATCGCAGCCAAAGCGATTCATCTCGACCAAGGCCGCCATTAACAGGCCGCAATCTCTCCAAGCCAGCATCACTTG AGCAACCATCGAGCAGCAGCTTATCGACCACAACAAGTAGCGTAACCTCGATGACATCGTTGGAGCACGAAAGCAATGATACGTCTGCCTCGGCCTCTGATTATGGCAACAACGATTGGGATAATGAGAACTGGGGAGAAATGGAT GATCCAAGCAGTCCTCTGGCAGCTACTTCCAACAATGGCCAACTGGTTGCAGCAAATGCCCTCAACGAAGTGCGCGATGGCTGGGACAACGAGGAGTGGGGCAGCCTAGAAGAGGATCCT TGCGAGGAAGAAGAGCAAGccgagcaggagcagcagcagcaacagatgGCCAGACAATCGATATCCTCAACCACATCATCcagtcagcagcaacagcgaccaTTGCTGccgcatcagcatcaacagcaattgcagcagcatgAGCTGAACGATCTGATTGAACCACTTGCCAAGCTTAACTCACACATCACAACATCGCCATCGAGACAGCAGCAGGCGACGCTGAGGCCCAAAGAGTTGGCCAATCTGTCGAGCAGTGCCACAACATCGCCAACAACGCCGGGTGCATTGACCAATTGCAATAACATTAGTCCGCCTTCAGCGCATTTAAACAATTCAATGCATAATGCCAATTGGAACAGCGATTCGTGGGCCGATGGCGAGTTTGAGCCTTTCGATGATCCGGGATCAG GCAACAGCAAACTGGACGAAGCGCGTCGCAAGCGTGAGGAGAAAAAGTTGCAACGTCAGCGGGAATTGGAGGCGCGTCGAGCGCAACGCGCCACTGGCCCATTAAAATTGGGCGCTAAAAAGCTTTAA
- the LOC133835844 gene encoding ATP synthase subunit gamma, mitochondrial → MMMQRTQLLLPLAVEATIVAQQQRGMATLKAISIRLKSVKNIQKITQSMKMVSAAKYARAERDLKAARPYGVGAQQFFEKTELAADGAAEPKKLLIAVTSDRGLCGAVHTGVARQIRGELQQDDVNTKVFCVGDKSRSILARLYGKNILMVANEVGRLPPTFLDASKIAHEVLSTGYEYTEGKIVYNRFKSVVSYQCSSLPIYSGPTVEKSEKLSVYDSIDSDVIKSYLEFSLASLIFYTMKEGACSEQSSRMTAMDNASKNAGEMIEKLTLTFNRTRQAVITRELIEIISGAAALT, encoded by the coding sequence ATGATGATGCAACGTACTCAGCTCTTGTTGCCACTGGCTGTTGAAGCCACGATTGTGGCCCAACAACAGCGTGGCATGGCCACATTGAAGGCCATCTCTATTCGCCTCAAATCCGTGAAGAACATTCAGAAAATTACGCAATCAATGAAGATGGTGTCCGCCGCTAAATACGCTCGTGCCGAGCGTGACTTGAAGGCAGCGCGTCCCTACGGTGTTGGTGCTCAGCAGTTCTTCGAGAAGACCGAACTCGCCGCCGATGGCGCCGCTGAGCCCAAGAAACTCCTCATCGCCGTCACATCTGATCGTGGTCTGTGCGGTGCTGTTCACACCGGTGTTGCCCGTCAAATTCGCGGTGAACTGCAGCAGGATGATGTGAACACCAAGGTGTTCTGCGTCGGCGACAAGTCGCGCTCCATTCTGGCCCGTCTCTATGGCAAGAACATCCTGATGGTGGCCAATGAAGTGGGCCGTCTGCCACCCACTTTCCTCGATGCCTCCAAGATTGCACATGAAGTGCTGTCGACTGGTTACGAATACACCGAGGGCAAGATCGTGTACAACAGATTCAAGTCTGTGGTGTCATATCAGTGCTCTTCGTTGCCCATCTACAGCGGCCCAACTGTGGAGAAGTCGGAGAAGTTATCGGTTTACGACTCCATCGACAGCGATGTGATCAAGAGCTATCTGGAGTTCTCTCTGGCTTCGCTCATCTTTTACACCATGAAGGAGGGTGCTTGCTCCGAGCAATCCTCTCGCATGACTGCCATGGACAATGCTTCTAAGAATGCCGGCGAGATGATTGAGAAGCTAACGCTCACATTCAACCGCACCCGACAGGCTGTCATCACCCGCGAGCTGATTGAAATCATCTCCGGTGCCGCTGCCCTGACATAA